Proteins found in one Zea mays cultivar B73 chromosome 1, Zm-B73-REFERENCE-NAM-5.0, whole genome shotgun sequence genomic segment:
- the LOC103645415 gene encoding uncharacterized protein translates to MGEDFGAAAEPWMEGRGKTRANWNSKTLVDLLHERNTLEYKGNNGWTPDAWNKIAKEFQERERYAGFSKIQIQEKEKELKRDYKILKDARKQSGVSWDEMRCMIQVDPQIWDNIIKSFPKAKKFRNKSFPLFETLGDLHDGNTVEGTYNFTSTQPNGPYLTQIGTGDVPINVEDHEDVRELLADHEQNEVEDRVYEVEGVDVNAGKQDKRPKRTIVVSRNGEEKGLKRQKKSSNIEVLMERYLDIRSKQAEDEATLLAREMEAGGADDFSIKNCISVLNTLEVTKEEKVKAYKVFKDPDNRQILLSACNDDREAALMWLRDEMA, encoded by the exons GGAAAACAAGAGCAAATTGGAATTCTAAGACCCTTGTTGACTTGTTACATGAACGCAATACTCTTGAATATAAGGGTAACAATGGTTGGACACCTGATGCATGGAACAAGATTGCTAAGGAATTTCAAGAGAGGGAAAGATATGCAGGTTTCTCAAAAATCCAAAtccaagaaaaggaaaaagagttaAAGAGAGATTACAAGATATTGAAAGATGCAAGAAAACAAAGCGGGGTTTCTTGGGATGAGATGAGGTGTATGATTCAAGTTGATCCACAAATATGGGACAACATAATCAAA TCATTTCCAAAGGCTAAGAAATTTCGCAACAAATCTTTCCCTCTTTTTGAAACTTTGGGAGACCTACATGATG GCAATACTGTTGAAGGGACCTACAATTTCACTTCTACTCAACCAAATGGTCCATATCTCACACAAATTGGGACTGGAGATGTTCCTATCAACGTAGAAGACCATGAAGATGTGAGAGAGCTTCTGGCAGACCACGAACAAAATGAAGTAGAAGACAGAGTGTATGAAGTTGAAGGAGTGGATGTAAATGCTGGTAAACAAGACAAAAGACCAAAAAGGACTATTGTTGTTTCAAGGAATGGAGAAGAAAAAGGACTAAAGAGACAAAAGAAGAGTTCCAACATAGAGGTATTGATGGAGAGGTACCTAGACATTAGAAGCAAACAAGCTGAAGATGAAGCAACACTATTAGCAAGAGAAATGGAGGCAGGAGGAGCTGATGACTTCTCAATTAAGAATTGCATATCAGTTCTAAACACATTGGAGGTCACAAAGGAGGAGAAGGTCAAAGCCTATAAGGTGTTTAAGGACCCTGACAATCGCCAAATTTTGTTGAGCGCATGCAATGATGATAGAGAGGCTGCATTGATGTGGTTGAGGGACGAGATGGCTTAG
- the LOC100193040 gene encoding uncharacterized protein isoform X1: MLGNQIQGGLGTSGALSHAYVQHPPLRCDIPDTQGLFYDDANKFLIAPTADRILYWKTILPTPSGPPNSDPVNEGPVLSVRYSLDHKVIGIQRSRHEIEFRNRETGETCSKKCRADSETVLGFFWTDCPTCDVILVKTSGLDLLAYEPQPHAFHLVESKKFNVSWYLYTHESRLILLASGMQCTMFTGYQFSAGGIVKIPKFEMMMSKSEANNKPVLAADDVYIVTVYGRIYCLQLDRVSMSLNLYRFYRDAVVQQCTLPTYSSRIAVSAVDNIIMVHQIDAKVVMLYDVSLDSYAPVSAPLPLLLRGLPINSRQVSQTADSQSSAYGGTIYGEGWNFLIPDLICDAENGLLWKLHLDLAAIAASSSDAPSILEFLQRRKSDPSMVKTLCLAIVRTIILERRSVPTVAKAMDVVLDSYTRLMKMGGAFPGVRRIHEQNQQSGSQPIDGSHVVSQESSPGTTVSPAVNPDHGSEAVDIYVQSNPGVEHTIDRGLLNINISSDSVDNTSDAVDKRQQAVGEASRPLSSGTMTQHGQHAGTVAISPIEMFQSVFTLVEDEMMGDPAYLIAVIIEFLRSVSKAGLKAPHNLYVMTATLLARSNRYAEIALFVSNKILEPCKELAMQLMELGLQHPPTRKLGMDMLRERGLHHDYVTAMLQDGYYLEALRYARKYKVITVQPALFLEKALAKNSAHNLAAVLSFFCEFTPSFKATSDFVRYRHILSEMV; encoded by the exons ATGTTGGGCAATCAGATACAAGGGGGCTTGGGCACATCTGGGGCACTGTCTCATGCTTATGTTCAGCATCCTCCGCTGCGATGTGACATACCAGACACTCAGGGTCTGTTCTATGATGATGCAAATAAGTTCCTTATAGCTCCAACTGCTGATCGG ATATTGTACTGGAAAACAATTCTACCTACTCCATCTGGACCTCCAAACTCTGATCCAGTTAATGAAGGACCTGTCTTGTCAGTTCGATATTCGCTGGATCATAAAGTTATTGGGATTCAACGATCCAGACATGAAATTGAGTTTAGAAATAGGGAAACAGGGGAGACTTGTAGCAAAAAGTGCAGAGCTGATTCAGAAACTGtacttggctttttctggacagaTTGCCCAACATGTGATGTTATACTTGTAAAAACAAG TGGTCTTGATCTTCTTGCCTACGAGCCTCAGCCCCATGCTTTTCACTTGGTGGAATCGAAGAAGTTCAATGTGAGCTGGTATCTTTACACACATGAAAGTAGGCTGATTCTACTTGCTTCTGGAATGCAATGCACGATGTTTACTGGCTATCAG TTTTCTGCTGGTGGGATTGTCAAAATACCGAAGTTTGAGATGATGATGTCTAAAAGTGAAGCAAACAACAAGCCTGTTCTAGCTGCAGATGATGTTTACATTGTAACAGT CTATGGTAGGATTTATTGCTTGCAGCTTGACAGAGTTAGTATGTCATTGAATCTATATCGCTTTTACCGTGATGCTGTTGTACAACAG TGTACTCTGCCAACATACTCAAGCAGAATTGCAGTTAGTGCCGTTGACAACATAATTATGGTTCACCAAATAGATGCAAAAGTAGTCATGCTTTACGATGTGTCCCTGGATTCTTATGCCCCAGTTTCTGCACCACTTCCACTGCTATTGAGAGGACTGCCCATCAATAGTAGACAAGTATCTCAGACTGCGGATAGCCAGTCTAGTGCATACGGTGGAACCATCTATGGAGAAGGTTGGAACTTCCTCATTCCAGACCTCATCTGTGATGCTGAGAATGGGCTCTTATGGAAGCTCCATTTAGATCTGGCG GCTATTGCTGCTAGTAGTTCTGATGCTCCTTCAATTTTGGAATTCCTTCAGAGACGAAAGTCTGACCCAAGCATG GTTAAGACTCTATGCCTAGCTATAGTTCGGACAATCATCCTGGAAAGGAGGTCAGTGCCCACAGTTGCTAAGGCGATGGATGTTGTCCTTGATTCCTACACGCGTTTGATGAAAATGGGAGGGGCTTTTCCTGGGGTTAGGCGAATACATGAGCAAAATCAGCAGTCAGGTAGTCAGCCTATTGATGGCTCCCATGTGGTTTCTCAGGAATCCAGTCCTGGAACAACAGTTAGTCCTGCTGTGAACCCAGACCACGGAAGTGAGGCTGTGGATATATATGTGCAGTCAAATCCAGGAGTTGAGCATACAATAGACAGGGGATTACTAAATATAAACATATCTTCTGATTCTGTGGACAATACATCTGATGCTGTCGACAAACGACAGCAAGCTGTAGGCGAAGCTAGCCGACCATTGTCTTCAGGCACAATGACGCAACATGGACAACATGCTGGAACCGTGGCAATTTCTCCAATTGAGATGTTCCAGTCTGTCTTTACACTTGTTGAAGATGAAATGATGGGTGATCCTGCATATCTTATTGCTGTCATCATAGAGTTTCTACGGAG TGTCTCAAAGGCTGGGCTTAAGGCTCCTCACAACCTTTATGTGATGACGGCGACACTACTAGCTCGTAGCAACCGTTACGCTGAAATAGCATTGTTTGTGTCAAACAAG ATTCTTGAGCCGTGTAAAGAACTGGCAATGCAACTTATGGAGCTGGGTCTGCAGCACCCGCCAACGAGGAAGCTGGGCATGGACATGCTGAGGGAGCGAGGCCTGCATCACGACTACGTGACTGCGATGCTGCAAGATGGGTACTACTTGGAGGCCCTGCGCTATGCCAGAAAATACAAG GTGATCACCGTGCAGCCTGCCCTATTTCTGGAGAAAGCCCTGGCGAAGAACAGCGCCCACAACCTGGCTGCAGTGCTGAGCTTCTTCTGCGAGTTCACTCCGAGCTTCAAGGCCACATCGGACTTTGTCAGATACCGGCATATTCTGTCTGAAATGGTTTGA